One genomic segment of Dehalococcoidia bacterium includes these proteins:
- the murB gene encoding UDP-N-acetylmuramate dehydrogenase, with product MSGVDPARLEALAAALDGLGELRRAEPLSRHTTFGIGGPADLYFKATSREALAAAARAARAQAVPLFVLGSGSNLLVGDGGVRGLVIENNARRLEEPEPLDDGRVRLRGESGASFAATARRLCRDGWWGLEWAVGIPGTLGGAVVYNAGAYGGCLADVLESIEVLEPDGSERRIAAADLKLEYRGSVFTRGLLQDRVILSLDFALRRGDAAEIMAYVAKLDEKRLATQPRGRNAGSIFKNPPQHPAWWLIDQVGLRGRRLGDAEISQKHTNFFANAGKAKASEVKQLMDLAGARVQERFGIALHPEVALIGEGF from the coding sequence ATGAGCGGCGTGGACCCCGCCCGCCTGGAGGCGCTCGCCGCCGCGCTCGACGGCCTGGGCGAGTTGCGGCGCGCCGAGCCGCTTTCGCGCCACACGACCTTCGGTATCGGCGGCCCCGCCGACCTCTACTTCAAGGCGACGAGCCGTGAGGCGCTGGCCGCGGCGGCGCGGGCGGCGCGGGCGCAGGCTGTGCCGCTGTTCGTACTCGGCTCGGGCAGCAACCTGCTCGTCGGGGACGGCGGCGTGCGCGGCCTGGTGATCGAGAACAACGCCCGCCGCCTGGAGGAGCCGGAGCCGCTCGACGACGGCCGCGTGCGCCTGCGCGGCGAGAGCGGCGCCAGCTTCGCCGCGACGGCGCGGCGGCTCTGTCGCGACGGCTGGTGGGGGCTGGAGTGGGCCGTCGGCATTCCCGGCACGCTGGGCGGCGCCGTGGTCTACAACGCCGGCGCCTACGGCGGCTGTCTGGCCGACGTGTTGGAGAGCATCGAGGTGCTGGAGCCGGACGGCAGCGAGCGCCGCATCGCCGCGGCCGATCTGAAGCTGGAGTACCGCGGCAGCGTCTTCACCCGCGGCCTGCTGCAGGATCGGGTGATCCTCTCGCTCGACTTCGCGCTGCGGCGCGGCGACGCGGCCGAGATCATGGCCTACGTGGCGAAGCTGGACGAGAAGCGGCTGGCGACGCAGCCGCGCGGGCGCAACGCCGGCTCGATCTTCAAGAATCCGCCGCAGCACCCGGCCTGGTGGCTGATCGACCAGGTGGGGCTGCGCGGCCGCCGCCTGGGCGACGCAGAGATCTCGCAGAAGCACACCAACTTCTTCGCCAACGCCGGCAAGGCGAAGGCGAGCGAGGTGAAGCAACTGATGGACCTGGCCGGCGCCCGCGTGCAGGAGCGCTTCGGCATCGCGCTGCACCCCGAAGTGGCGTTAATCGGCGAGGGCTTTTGA